The Pelmatolapia mariae isolate MD_Pm_ZW linkage group LG2, Pm_UMD_F_2, whole genome shotgun sequence sequence gttttaaatgcaccttagaacacacatgcatcaacactacatatgagcgggcggagtgaggtttggagtcttctcacacacccgttctctgcagcctgttggagcgggggggctaggaggaggagttggccgtccgattggggtctggaatgtggggcctccctgctgctgccgagtcggggcagtctgcttctctccaccccagggaaaagggtaacactacctgggtctgggtgcagtttccccctccaggggcaagggtacctagacctggggcttagagtacacttggggagtgtgattgtgtgtacagtgtctctttatggctgtctccacgttgggtgagtgttgagtaattgcatatgagagcatgagggtgggaatggatgtttgtatctgtgtgtgcctgtatgtctgtgtctatatgtcaggttgggtatcagacgccacctctctagggacagctcaggccctccaaggtatggaggcctatctccccccacgttggtggttcttggtgtccggggatgggcgtccaggtacacaccggctcactccttggtggctgcttgtcggggcctggagcctggggctcgctcgggccacttcgggggtggggtgccctcagcctctcggcctggggctcggtcactctggcacagctggctgccggcggagctcacgggaacgtcactgcaaccccccctggcttctgctccgcggctgctgagtgacccctcatctggggctctcctcagctctttctgggatagtggcgcggctgccccccTGTTGGTCTTCCTTTGTCTCTtgttcttctgcttgttttctcttttttctttctcaacaggtgatccaggtgattgatatatgtattttttgtctgcttattttgttggtttttgttttttgccctttatccccgtccctcttccccgctggttttctttccctctttctttctcccctttcttttccccagtcaagtctgtcccgtattcagcaagtgaaaataaaataaaataaacaataaaaggtgaatcaaatagaccattacggcaaggctgggatggtccatttggtaaagtaaatccgttgggcatctttcttcgcctttagacaataattctgatggcaaaagagccaaacgggacaggcaaaaaaaaaaaaaaaagcttctggcataattctggCTTGATATTTGAACAGTCTTGGCAGGATTATGagtagagttcatttaaatttgtTGGTTTCCTGGTACAgacctgtcttttttttgttttttgttgttgtttgtgtttttgtttttttgttttttttaaagcataatcCACAAATTTTCAATAGGGTTGAGGTGGGGAAGGCTATTCCAGGAGCTTCAAGTTGGCTTGTTTTATATGTTCAAAACCAGCTTTGatatgtgtttgggatcactatTCTGTTGGAACACTTAATCGTGTCCAAGATTCAGCTTCACTGGAAAGTACAGTTCATGGCAGGGTAGCTGACCCTTGATGCAACACACTCCGAAAATGTTGGGACAGAGGGAACTTTACCACTGGGTCAcgtcacattttcttttaattacacACTGTAATCTTTCTGGAACTGAAGAAATTGTTGCAATTTTACACACAGAATCTTTGCAATTCCTGCTGTAGGTAAGTAAGTAACAGCCTGTGGTCGGCTGTCTGATTTTCTTTAATGATGCACCAGACAATTTCAGTGGGAGATGGctctggactgcaggcaggccagTCAAGCACACAGACTCTGTTTATGAAATCAGACTGATATTATAAAAATTGTTGATTTCAGTAGTATTGTCGTAGGTATATACTGATTTCAAAACCTTAGCTCACACGGTAGCGTGGCCGAGCGGTCTAAGGCGCTGGATTAAGGCTCCAGTCTCTTCGGGggcgtgggttcgaatcccacCGCTGCCAATACTTTTGCTCTCACACAATTCTCTCACTTCGAAAGAACAGTCCGCAATAACAGCtggactttattttttttctctcgtgTGTCAAATTTTGTAAGATGAGCGCTCTAACTTAAACTGCAAATGTTAATTGAAAGTAACACAAAATAATCTCACTGATAGTTAACCGTTACCGCAGAAATTATTATGTTTGGAAACCATCAGTTTCGTTGCTATATTTGTCACTCGGAATCACAAATTACACACATTACCTGCAAAACGTCAGGGTTTGAATACACCTTGCAGTTTCAAACCGCTAGAGAGTGCCACACAAAGTGTTCAGTGCCTATATCGGCAGAGATGCACAAAACATGACAGATAAACAACAGTTAGCTCAATACATTTCAGTAGCTGTATGCCCCGCTAAATATTACAAGGTTCATGAAAAACTGAGAAACTGTAGCAAACGGAGGCCTCGAGATTTTAAACCTGGCTAGAATAATAACTAATTCGCCTAATgtctaatttaattttattttattttattttattttattttattttattttattttattttattttattttattttattttattttatttatttatttatttaattttatttaatttaatttattattattatttatttttttttaccgtggcgcttttattttggtatgaAGAGTGCTTTCAGAACTCTTCCGGTTCAACTGAAGCGGCTAAGGTTTTCTTTTGACAGGACAGACAGTGTTTCCGGGTCACCCTTGCTTCGAACTTCACAAACCATAAACAGAAGGCTGGTGCTCTGTGATCGGAATTTACCTGATGTGTTGACAGCCTTATCGCTTTTAGTCACCAAATTCTAAGCCAACTAAATTGAGACATGGCTGGTTTACCACCGGGAGATCCGCAGCTGGTCTCAATGATcgtaaatcatttaaaaacccAGGGACTCTTTGACCAGTTCCGGAGGGACTGTCTGGCAGACGTTGACACAAAGGTAAGCACTAAAAGCATGCTCAAAACACATTATTTGACGGTGTTTTACTTAATGAGTGTAGAGTTTAGTTTAGGGGACTATCTGTTGTGCGTTATCTGTATTTTTGTTGAAGCTGTTTTGATACTGGGGTCTCAACTTGGCTACAGAAGCTACCTACTGCACATTTATTTGAGGCTAATAAATGTGTGTACTACTGTATGTCCACTTTCGCTACATCCATTAAACTTCTCTgtggtttctctttttttttcctgcctggCAGTTAAaaattcaacatcctttgtcgaTTGTATTCGCTATCCGTCTGtgcatgtccaaaccatctctgTAACTTTCTCTCCAATACACTCAACCTGAAATATCTCTCTAATATACTCATTTCTGTTTGTCCGTCCTTGTCACTCCTATCTACAgttctgccacctccagctcaggactcctgtttttttgttcaccTCCAAGCCATTCCTAAAAACCTATCAATTTCAACTGTTTTTAGTCAAGTCTGAAGTCTCATTTCAGCATGTAATGTCCATTTGCagtgatgttctcctttgtgTGCCTGGGAATGATATTTGTAATGGAAACATTCAAATCTTTTACAGCCAGCCTACTTGAATCTGAAACAACGAGTGGACAACTTTGTCTCCAATCACCTCTCCAATCACACATGGAGCCCTCATTTGAACAAAAACCAACTGAGAAACAACATCAGACAGCTTGTCCTGCAGTAAGTGAGACATAGTATTCCTTCTTGTTCTGGCTTGTCGACATTAACTAAACTTACCGCAATCTGTGTCTCTTAGATCTGGGATGCTGGAACAGGGAGTGGACAGGATTGTGGCCCAGGTGGTGGATCCTAAAATCAACCATATCTTTAGGCCGCAGGTGGAGAGGGTTGTCCGTGAATTTCTGTCCCCTGGCAGCTGCTCTGAGGAGCCACCAGCCCCTCTGCCTTTAACAGAGGTCAAACCAGACCACAGCATTCCTGAGCAGGGTACACAacattttatgatttttatcagCTGCAAATGTCACGTGTGGATGTATATCTTTGATTACtctcaaatatttaaatatttgaacaaGTGCCATTTCATGTTTACAGCCTCAACATCGACTCCAACTACCACTGCCAGCGACGCCATGTCCATCCTGGACACTATAACTTCTCTAAACCAAGAAGCTAGCGTCAGAGCCAGCTCAGCACCCGAAAAAGCACGTAAAAGCCAATCTGCAGATGACTTCATGCAGGTGATGGTGGAGGATAGTGAGCAGGACATGAGTATTGTTGAGGAAGGTGACAGTCACCAAGAGGTAAAGCCACTGGAAGACgaagaggaagcaaaactgtcAGCAGAGGTTCAGGCATTAGAGGTAAAGACAGAGGAAACACAGGAAGAGGTGGAACTGGGAAAAGAGCCGTTAAAGGAGGATGTGAAAATGGAAGAGGAGGAGTCCGTGGCTCAGGAGcagacagaggaagagaaggatAAAACAGCAAGCAAAGTCAGTGGAAAACCCtcagaagaaaaacaggatgATGATCTACTGAAATCTACAAGCAAGGCTAAACAGAAGGCCAGAGAGAGGATAAAAGAAGGTGAGCTGCAGcatcctttgtttgtttttatatttatttagcaatagaatagaattgaaTAGAACAGAGtagaattcaactttactgTCATTGCACAcgtcacaagtacaaggcaacaaaatgcagtttgcatccatccagaaagtgctttagcaataatatagatatagtACAGAATATAGATCTATTATAGATATGAtacaatgtacacggtatgaaggtGTGTTATGAATATACTATAAGTATATACAGGCTATAACTGAAGTGAatgtacaagctatgtacaggctatgaacaggttATATGTATGGTTATAAATATGAAAAGCATAGCAGATTATAGATATACAATTGTGAGTATTAATAAACAGTTGTAAAACTATaattattgtattgtatatacagcatttacattgCCTACTTCACATTACTTTGTACATTTGTCACAGGGAAGGGATTTATATGCTGTTTCTTATGGTGGACATGGCTTTAATGCAAATTTACTTTACACAACAAAAATGTGATGATGCCATGATTCTGTGCTTATTTGGACAAGTGAAGAATTTAAAAGATATTCAGGTTTTCACTTCGTtaccttatcttatcttaccttACACCCTACACttaaaagaagtttaaaatCTCTAAGTACCTTTTTCCCTGCAGAGTATTCTTTGGAGGACTCCGACCTGGAAGGCCTGAGTGACATCACAGTGAGCTCTGTCCACACCAGCGACCTGTCCTCATTCGAGGGGGAAAGTGAAGATGAGCAGCAGCTGTCTGATTCTTCTGAAGAGGGCGAGCTTCCACCTGATGGTCTCTGCCGGCAGCAAGCTTTCTGTTTTTGAATAACATCACCATTAGTTGGAGCACtttgaaaatatttgaaaatattttttctgtatgtaCTTGCTTatttttctcccagatgaaggtgagagggaagaaaaaaaacacagcactgGAGACACAGGAGATGAAGACAAAGAGCGTAAACCTCGCCGCAAGGCCTATGTTCACAAGCCCTTCCTCTACTCCCGTTATTATAGCGACTCAGATGATGAGGTCACTGTGGAGGAACGTCGTCGTTCTGCGGTGAGCTGTTTAAATGTTAACATGTTACGTGCAGAGATTTAAAACTTTTCCTAGTTAAATGAAAAGCTTAGATCAGTGGACGGTTATAGACTGAACACATTATGTTTTATGGTGTCATCTGCTgtcttttaaatacatttatttaaccAACTGTGGTCCTTCCAGGCAAAGGACAaagaagaacggctgctcaaGAGACAACAGAACAGAGAGCGAATGGAAGAGAAGCGCAAACAGAAAGCAGCACAGGCTGAAGAACAAGGTTTTTATGTCATACACACTTGTGGCCTTCAGTGTTTCTTCATTTTCCTCATCTTGTGTATTCCActgttttagtttagttataTACTCCCTGCCCCATGCTTTCACAGGACTGCAAAGAGTCCACCCACATATATAATAGCAGAGGTCTTACCAAATTGCTGGCCTGGAGGATTCAATGCCAGTGCTAGAATTTCACCCTGCGGTCAAAGTTCAGAGGAAATGCGAAAACTAGACTCTTCGGGCCTCAATTAGCATGTTAAACGTTAAAATTAATGACAGTGCATTTAGAAAAAGACTGCACAAGTTTGGCTCTTGTGCAGGAACGGTTttcaggagaaagcctcttgtCCCCAAACCACAAGACCGAAGTGGAGGTGTTCAGCCCTAATGCATTGTGCCATTCCTGCAAAAACTAAATGCATCATATTAGCTGTCAAGCAAGGTGATGGAGAGGTGACGATTTGGGCtgccttgcagtcattgagttcagcatgaactcctctgtataccaaagtgttCAAGATTAAAATGTTAGgtcatctgtctgacagctgaaACGTAGCTGAcactgcaacaggacaatgaacTATTTATAGGACAGCATGGAGTCCTGTGAAAACCATTTTATCATAAGTGTGTACATAACACTTGGGATGTGCTACATTTTTacagcaaccccccccccccccaaaaggtTAGTTTAATAAAGAGTTGTTTGTGCCTACAACTTTTGTGTTTTCCCTTGATCTATTTGGGATGatcacatgttttttgtttttttttcaatctgtCGAGTTGTCTGGATGTTGTCCAAAAAATAGAGAATTTATACTCATGTTTAGTTCAAACTTCACATCACAAACTCCGTAAATTGTATTGCCTTGGCCAGGTTGCATATTTGTCCTTTATTTTCTCCTGGAAATAACTTTGTGTACTTGTAACACCTGCATGACATAAAAGGCTCAATGTTCTCCACagatcacaaaaaacaaaagagcaaCGACTCTGCTGCCCTCGAAGGCCCCGGAGCCAAAGAAGCCCGCAAAGAGAGGAAAGTTCTGGAGAAAAAAATGGCGCTCAACAGAAAGCGAAAACTAGATAGGTGTGTAAAGGCTTGGACACAATTTTGTACAGTAgatgcttattttttttcttattatacactgcaaaaatgcatatattaattttactttttaaggAAAGAGGGAGATGTTTCAAGCAAAAAGAAAGGAGACACGAGAGATGCTGTAAAGAAAATGGTATGTAAAAGCTAACATTGATGAAACGGATTTCAGGCATCAGGTTTTCATCATGAGTtgtaactttgtgtttttcatttatttttgaaaatagGAAGTGAAATCTACCACCTCAAAGACACCACAACATAAGCTGATGAAAAATCTGTCCGAACCTTCATATTCTGATGAGCGACACAGAGGGACAAGCGGCAGCATCTCAGAAGATTCCAGCGATACAAAGAAGATAGCTGACAAAGGAAGGACACACTCCTTCATCTTGGAGCTGGAGCAAGGATCCCAAGAGGCTCTCAGACAACGATCGGTTGGAAAATTTGACCGTCTGTCTCACAAAGAGCTTCACTCCAAAGAACGCAAAGAGAAAGAACGCAGCTTGTCCGATGAACGTGCCAAGCTCAAACTGAAGCAGGAGAAAAAATCTGAACATCAGGCGGATGAATCTCAGCAGAAGGAAGGCAGTGCTGTTAAGGTATCCTGTGAAGAGAAAGGTGAGAAGAAGCCCAAGATCAAAAGTGAGAAGAAGATCACAGGAAGTACAAAAGAAGGCAAGGTGTctgaaaatgtttcagaagaGGGAGGTTCTAAAGATCCAAAGAAGGTGAAGACTTCATCTGTGGAGGCTATCAAAACGGAGAAGGACAAGAATAAGGACAAAGATAAGatcaaagaaaaggaaaaggccAAAGGAGAGAAAACCTCAGTTAAAAGTGATTTCAAGCAGCTGCTTCGCCCTGATTCTGCAGGTTCCTCTGAGGATCGATCCGACATGGAGCCTGagtcaaacagcagcaagaAGAAAGATAAACACTCCAAGGACGTCATGAAAAAGCCAAAGAGCCACAGTGAGGACAGGCCAGGAGATAAACTCAAATCTAAAACTGACAGTAaagacagtgagaaggaaaaaacaaaagcagatcAAGATGGACAGAAATTAAACAGGTCAAGCTCGGAAAGTGACAAAGATCCAAAAAGGGTCAAATCATCAGAAAAAGGAAGAATTTtagaaaaatcaaaatcaaaatccaAAGAGGAGGCAAAGACTCCAGTGCTGTCAAAGACGGAGAAGAGAGTTCACAGTCCGGATGTCAAAAGTGCAGGAGTTTCATGCGTCAGCAAACCTGAAGCaacaaaagagaagaagaaagagggaAATGCAAAAGACCAGAGCAAAGTCTCTGAAGAATCTTCACAGGAGAGATCTGACAGTAAAAGTGCAAAGAAAAAGCTGGAGAAGAAGGATAAAGTTTCAGAAAAGAAAGATGAGAGTCAAGAAGAGAAAGCACCAAGAGAGGAGAAACTGGAAAAGTCGGATAAATCCCCTTCGGTTTCCTCTCTCAGTCTTGAGACAGATGAGCCGCCAAAGAAACGACCTCTTCTCCAAGACACAAGCACAGACTCCGATCCCATCACCACCACCGTCACAACGTTGTTCTCAGACGATACCTGTGACGCCTTGAGCGACATCACCCCCGAGCCGCCCGAGGGAGAGACGGAGTCACGCCTGTGCGAGATGCCAGCTGTGCCTGCAGAGGCCGACGCCCTGCTGACTCTTATGGACGTCTGCACGTCAGCAGAGGCGAGACTTCCACCTGAGAACACTCGAGAGGATGTGACATCCGAGATGGAGCTTCAGGATGCTGATATGAAGATGAAAGAGGCAGCTCTGACTCTGCTCTCCATGGATCCCGACAGCACAGTGTCCACCAGCTTACTGTGCCAAGAAGCAAGAGAAGAGTCGGCGGTCCATCCGCCCGCCCCACAACCAATGGAGACAACTACAGCTGAAGAGGAGCAGCTTCCTCCTATGGAAGTGCACACAGCTGCTGAAACTGAGTCCCCAGCTGCTGAAACTGAGTCCCCAGCTGCTGAAACTGAGTCCCCAGCTGCTGAAACTGAGTCCCCAGCTGCTGAAACTGAGTCCCCAGCTGCTGAAACTGAGTCCCCAGCTGCTGAAACTGAGTCCCCAGCTGCTGAAACTGAGTCCCCAGCTGCTGAAACTGAGTCCCCAGCTGCTGAAACTGAGTCCCCAGCTGCTGAAACTGAGTCCCCAGCTGCTGAAACTGAGTCCCCAGCTGCTGAAACTGAGTCCCCAGCTGCTGAAACTGAGTCCCCAGCTGCTGAGCCATCACCAGTTGCATCTCAAGAAACCGACGAGCTTGCTGATGTAAAATCAAACATTGCAGGTTTGTGCCGTTGTGTATTCTTGGCTGTAAAACAAGTAAGAATAAACCAGAGCTAAACATGTGTCTCTTTACAGATGAGTCAGAAAGCACAGAGGTAAAAATGGACACGTCAAATGTTGAAACTTCTGAGACTTTGGCTCTAAAGGTAAATGTCACAGCTCCAACAAATCAAAAATATGTAGTTTAACTATACTGTAATTAATCTGCATATTTTGTCAGTGGTATTTTCTGAGTTTCTGTTGtctgatgtttttctctgtcatAGGAGGATGAAGCTATTGCAGATGAAACTCCTTCAAAAGAAGCTGAAAATACTGAAATATTTCCTGAAATGCAGTCGGATGAGAAACCAGCACCTGAAGAGGGTATACTTTCTGATCTGTCATGTTCATTAAATCCAGATCTGCATAGCTGTGTTCCAGCTGTTGAATCGCTCACTCTGTAGTGCACAGTGTAGCGGGGAGCCATTTGTAGTGCAGTTTGAACTCTCAGTTGTATTTAATGCTTGACTAAAACTGATCTACGTCAGTGGTGATGTATATGTGTGGTCAGAAAATAAATCCATTAGAGAAAGACTTAATGTATAGATGTCTCCCCGAAATCCAAACCAGAAGCATATTTAATAATTTAGCTGCTTGTTTAGTGATTCATTAAGTagttattttaatggttttgaaTGGCTTGAAAGATTAGTGATTAGTCTCCTGGCAGCTCAGCAGGTCAGAGACTGTTTGATGATTTCCGAATAGTATCAATAGTGTCCCCGAACAtgatttttcacatttcttttctcatgtgtATTGATTCTTATtcatatacacaaaatcaataTTTTCCACGAAATCTGCATTTTGGGGGTTAGAGGAGTTGgtggtttggaaaaaaaattcaaaaaagtTCCAGTGACACATGTTACAGATTTTTCcacatcatttgtttttaatattttatttttaaaggagTTATTCATTATAAATGCATTAGTTGTTTAAGTTAAGGCTTTAAAAATCATATGGCTATGGTTAGAAAAAGATCATGTTTGGG is a genomic window containing:
- the bod1l1 gene encoding biorientation of chromosomes in cell division protein 1-like 1, which encodes MAGLPPGDPQLVSMIVNHLKTQGLFDQFRRDCLADVDTKPAYLNLKQRVDNFVSNHLSNHTWSPHLNKNQLRNNIRQLVLQSGMLEQGVDRIVAQVVDPKINHIFRPQVERVVREFLSPGSCSEEPPAPLPLTEVKPDHSIPEQASTSTPTTTASDAMSILDTITSLNQEASVRASSAPEKARKSQSADDFMQVMVEDSEQDMSIVEEGDSHQEVKPLEDEEEAKLSAEVQALEVKTEETQEEVELGKEPLKEDVKMEEEESVAQEQTEEEKDKTASKVSGKPSEEKQDDDLLKSTSKAKQKARERIKEEYSLEDSDLEGLSDITVSSVHTSDLSSFEGESEDEQQLSDSSEEGELPPDDEGEREEKKHSTGDTGDEDKERKPRRKAYVHKPFLYSRYYSDSDDEVTVEERRRSAAKDKEERLLKRQQNRERMEEKRKQKAAQAEEQDHKKQKSNDSAALEGPGAKEARKERKVLEKKMALNRKRKLDRKEGDVSSKKKGDTRDAVKKMEVKSTTSKTPQHKLMKNLSEPSYSDERHRGTSGSISEDSSDTKKIADKGRTHSFILELEQGSQEALRQRSVGKFDRLSHKELHSKERKEKERSLSDERAKLKLKQEKKSEHQADESQQKEGSAVKVSCEEKGEKKPKIKSEKKITGSTKEGKVSENVSEEGGSKDPKKVKTSSVEAIKTEKDKNKDKDKIKEKEKAKGEKTSVKSDFKQLLRPDSAGSSEDRSDMEPESNSSKKKDKHSKDVMKKPKSHSEDRPGDKLKSKTDSKDSEKEKTKADQDGQKLNRSSSESDKDPKRVKSSEKGRILEKSKSKSKEEAKTPVLSKTEKRVHSPDVKSAGVSCVSKPEATKEKKKEGNAKDQSKVSEESSQERSDSKSAKKKLEKKDKVSEKKDESQEEKAPREEKLEKSDKSPSVSSLSLETDEPPKKRPLLQDTSTDSDPITTTVTTLFSDDTCDALSDITPEPPEGETESRLCEMPAVPAEADALLTLMDVCTSAEARLPPENTREDVTSEMELQDADMKMKEAALTLLSMDPDSTVSTSLLCQEAREESAVHPPAPQPMETTTAEEEQLPPMEVHTAAETESPAAETESPAAETESPAAETESPAAETESPAAETESPAAETESPAAETESPAAETESPAAETESPAAETESPAAETESPAAETESPAAETESPAAEPSPVASQETDELADVKSNIADESESTEVKMDTSNVETSETLALKEDEAIADETPSKEAENTEIFPEMQSDEKPAPEEAAVAVCETEQPTGSTEENTAAGVLNTTEQFTETPGEQEQPESDDVVTKENIEAEEAVGEEDGTKTDIINSEAESKSVEEGNVSAEKSDPQTMETSVPDKTEEARESEPESKLVKQISNVSSTDSQDDEKGSDLSEKEEKTEGRGRRKRKLSNQKAAAEKESGEEANEKESKEQLPAEDAEQEKPVEVKTPRRGRSSKPTEEATKDEPTQVEKLEETPSRRRRRSAPKEAAADKQKEDENKVAESPEQTSSEKVAETEAVEERTEEKNEPIKSEVSLLPSVPEDGEGAASAKCSDPADTSEQTVETKESQEMEVCECVEEARAPEEVVQDNSGQEQSEQQSDKDSGRPPSASQSEAHEDVEEQSCSEKKAQDGGEEQQQEDQETTPKRTGRRGRPSKAAATEDSDKKVKKAEEKESEQNDEEEEEDEGEKEGEEEKETATRATTRLASRREAERNKPSKPSTRASRQNGKEETAAGTRGTRGQAAAAAAAAAKGGRKRESSPPAVRTRGGQKSEEPPSKRAKR